Proteins encoded by one window of Haliotis asinina isolate JCU_RB_2024 chromosome 6, JCU_Hal_asi_v2, whole genome shotgun sequence:
- the LOC137287014 gene encoding tripartite motif-containing protein 3-like translates to MVDYLSRYRLYSLGYTSPNPRAPVRSYRQLYHDANRHLYKSNGDRPAHDCGPEFAREMRDPRDWEAKLLSRGLRQTYEFTKNLHKKPEERTQGKRPPDKLLLRTGELGTQSGDFHYPRGLVATDSCDLVIADSQNHRVQILNQMGVYKVKFGVKGTEPGQFNEPVDVCELPNGDLAVADRRNKRIQVFTEEGKFKYLFPTEHEPYSLACDVSFKIIVATTARTIEIHSRVGKLLCSFKLGGKATSSCPVQICTNNKEEIIVSDPVDSQVKFFAYDGRCLNKFRPSSCGEALALVPGGICVNLVGEVLVSDTLNHTVNLYTERGVLLQQLLSPVDGAGAIHSISVGREGHLVATEFSVKGEHCVKIFRYMNCDCHQTRPPSSRRRTPIHFMDL, encoded by the exons GCTACACATCCCCCAACCCCAGGGCCCCCGTCAGGTCCTACAGACAACTGTACCATGATGCCAACAGACACCTGTACAAGTCGAATGGGGACAGGCCAG CGCATGACTGTGGACCCGAGTTTGCCCGAGAGATGAGAGACCCGCGGGACTGGGAAGCGAAACTCCTGTCACGTGGCCTGAGACAGACGTATGAATTCACGAAGAATTTGCACAAAAAGCCAGAGGAGAGGACGCAGGGCAAGAGACC ACCAGACAAGCTTCTTCTGCGGACGGGTGAGCTCGGAACCCAGAGCGGCGACTTCCACTACCCACGCGGCCTGGTTGCTACTGACTCCTGCGACCTCGTCATTGCGGACAGTCAAAACCACCGCGTCCAAATCCTGAATCAGATGGGTGTGTACAAGGTGAAGTTTGGAGTCAAAGGCACGGAACCAGGACAGTTTAATGAGCCCGTTGACGTTTGTGAGCTGCCCAATGGCGATCTGGCTGTGGCAGACAGACGCAACAAGAGAATACAAGTCTTCACAGAGGAAGGAAAATTTAAATATCTTTTTCCTACCGAACACGAACCATATAGCCTTGCCTGTGATGTCTCCTTCAAGATCATAGTGGCAACAACTGCAAGGACAATTGAAATACATAGCCGAGTTGGGAAACTGTTGTGCTCATTTAAACTTGGCGGGAAAGCCACTTCCAGCTGCCCAGTTCAGATCTGTACCAACAACAAGGAAGAAATCATAGTTAGTGACCCAGTTGATTCCCAGGTCAAGTTCTTTGCGTATGATGGCCGCTGTCTAAACAAGTTCCGGCCCAGTTCTTGTGGAGAGGCTCTCGCGCTTGTTCCAGGGGGTATCTGTGTGAACCTTGTTGGTGAAGTACTCGTTTCCGACACCCTTAACCATACAGTGAACCTGTACACCGAGAGGGGGGTTCTCCTACAACAACTACTCTCCCCTGTAGACGGCGCAGGTGCAATACATTCCATCAGCGTCGGCCGAGAGGGACATCTGGTGGCGACGGAATTTAGTGTAAAGGGAGAGCACTGCGTGAAGATATTCCGGTACATGAACTGTGACTGCCACCAGACAAGACCACCTTCAAGCAGACGTCGGACACCAATTCACTTCATGGACCTATAA
- the LOC137286171 gene encoding uncharacterized protein: MSKRVDVERKAMLDRLTKLRTDQHKSRSDDGSEEEVDLVTLMQNKCGNDVFDPSSRFSTEGFQYTRSRGRRKSKEFEDLLMHTATGSLHLFALTHKSGFLRPKTSSPRRPPTGHEAHRGSTDDKPNMLHKSHRPLQRSVSDLHKRITTLGPPSGDQPGRSPTPGSPPCKRGHKETNASPKRQGKK, translated from the exons ATGTCGAAGCGAGTGGACGTGGAACGGAAGGCCATGTTGGACAGACTGACAAAGCTGAGGACTGACCAACACAAATCACGCTCGGACG ATGGCAGCGAGGAGGAGGTGGATCTCGTCACCCTGATGCAGAACAAGTGTGGTAACGATGTATTTGACCCCTCCAGCAGATTCAGTACGGAAG GTTTCCAGTACACCAGGAGTCGTGGCCGCAGGAAGTCTAAAGAATTTGAGGATCTACTGATGCATACAGCCACCGGAAGTCTTCATCTGTTTGCGCTCACTCATAAATCTGGTTTTCTTCGTCCCAAAACCTCCAGCCCTAGACGACCACCCACTGGACACGAGGCACATCGCGGGTCGACAGATGACAAGCCCAACATGCTGCACAAGTCACATCGACCTCTACAGAGGTCAGTGTCAGACCTTCATAAGAGAATTACCACCCTTGGTCCGCCATCTGGTGATCAACCAGGACGGTCTCCCACTCCAGGAAGCCCACCCTGCAAGAGAGGTCACAAAGAAACCAATGCTTCACCTAAACGACAGGGGAAGAAATGA
- the LOC137287508 gene encoding uncharacterized protein, with amino-acid sequence MEDTDVDRYLKESCRSFREAKVKNSARRNSLMKKTLGIENERKMATVQMSREEKQLREQLRQMQMGKKATGNAHKGTDKKTKSKPDTKKRPIPSGDVDPYPVTFADRTPSPHRKGRLEEKGRLYASRRQRRTSREFEDLRVNTTTGKLLAAKTPSSKLHIPSSLSPSIARRIIGSSNSVSSSDDLTGSDEPEVPGSDSLSEESRRPRELPTSKNDSGSTEK; translated from the exons ATGGAGGACACCGACGTCGACCGTTACCTGAAGGAGAGCTGTCGGAGCTTCAGAGAGGCAAAGGTGAAGAATTCGGCCAGAAGAAACTCGTTGATGAAGAAGACTCTAGGGATTGAAAACGAACGCAAGATGGCGACGGTACAGATGAGCAGGGAGGAGAAACAGTTGAGGGAACAGCTGCGGCAGATGCAGATGGGGAAGAAGGCTACGGGCAACGCCCACAAAG GTACTGACAAGAAGACGAAGTCCAAGCCTGACACCAAGAAACGTCCGATCCCCTCTGGCGATGTTGATCCCTACCCTGTCACCTTCGCCGACAGGACACCCTCGCCTCACCGGAAGGGTAGACTTGAAGAAAAGG GGAGACTTTACGCATCCAGACGACAGAGAAGGACATCACGAGAGTTCGAGGATCTCCGCGTGAACACGACGACGGGAAAGCTCCTTGCAGCGAAGACTCCCAGCTCCAAACTGCACATCCCATCAAGCCTCTCGCCCTCCATAGCCAGGAGGATCATAGGATCGTCAAACAGCGTGTCTTCCAGCGATGACCTTACGGGATCCGATGAACCGGAAGTTCCAGGATCAGACAGCCTGTCAGAAGAGTCAAGGCGCCCACGAGAACTCCCAACCTCCAAAAATGATAGTGGTTCCACAGAGAAGTGA